TGTCGCAAAAATTGCACATGACGCAAGGATCAAAACTTTCAAAATTTCACCTGATGGTATAAACTCCGCTCCGGCAATGAAAATCATTATTTTTTCAGCAATCACAAAAGTTCCTATCGTTATTGGTACCGCAAAAATCATTAATGCGTCAAATGATTTCTGCAAAATCGCACGTAATTCTTTTTTATTCTTTTCTAAATAATATTTTGTGGCAATTGGTAAAACAATCCCCATAAATACAGCGGGGAGCATTGTCAAAATATCCACCACGCGATAGGTTGCGCCATACAAACCTACTTCCCCCTGACTTCTGAATAAAGATAATATAATAATATCCATTTTTAAATAAATCAGATTAAAAGAAATTGATAATGCAATCGGCCAAGTTTTACTGATCAATTCTTTCCAGATGGTAAAATCAAATTCCAGTCTCCATTTAATATATTTTTTCGAATACAAAAATACAATTACCAAATTAACAATACTTCCAATTGACATTGCCCCAAATATCCAATAAATGTTCTTTCCTAACCAGGCAGCAAGAACAACTAAAGCAACAAAAACAACTCGACCAATAACTTCCGCTAATGTTAATTTGAACATTTTTAGTTTTTGCTGAAAGACTCCCGTTAAGGTTTGGATTATTGTAATACAAAAAAACGAAGCCACCGTTATAATTACGCCAAGCTTTATAAAAATATTATACGGGAAAAACCAAATTAAAATGGGCGCTAAAAGTAAAAAACAAAAAGCAGTAATAACTCTGAATGAAATAATGGAATTCATAGTCCGGCTAATATTTACTCCGGGCTTAGAAATCATTTGTACTGTTGTTAATGTTAATCCGAAATCAACTAAAATTCCAAAAAACTGTAAAAATGCAGTTACCGTAATATAATAACCAAAACCTTCTTGCCCTAGATATCTCGCCATTACAGCTATAGCAACCAATCCTAAAATTAGGCTGATTAATTTACCAGCCAAGTGAATAACTGTATTTTTTGCAATTTGTTTATCAAGACTCATAAAGAATAAGGAACAATAAAATTATAAATACCTACTATCTAAAATCTACCGCTTATAACCTAATTCTACCATTAATCTATTTAATTTGAAATGCTCCAAGATTCCCGATGTCTTAATTTTGTCTAAAATTAAACAAAAAGTACTCTTTAACATTGACAAATAAAATATAATGTGTAAGATGTAGTGTCCTTTACATAAGGATTTTATTTATAGAAGGATCGTTAACAATGATGATTTCAAACTAAAAAGGAGGAACCCAATGGCTAGAAAGAAGAGAGGTCGAGGTTTGTTTCGTAAAATTTGGGACAACATTATCAACGGCATCTTTGGCGAGGAAAACGTCAATGAGGCCACACTGGAAGAAGATTCCAGGGAAATGCTCGTTCAACTGGAAGCTAACCGAAGCTCAGTTTCCCAGACAATGGCTCTGTCTCTAGAGACTAGGGCTCGACTGGAAACTGACGTTGCTCAGCTGGACGAACTCAAGAAGGCCATTAAGGTCTTTTTAGGTGCTGGCAAAACTACAGAGGCACAGCGACTTGCCCAGCAAGTTCTTAGCTTGCAAGGTAAGCTCGCGACGACTGCGACGCTGTATGAGAGCCAAAAGTCGGCAGCTGACAATGCTATTGTCACCTTCCGGACCAATGAGCAACAGGTAAAAACACGCTTGGAGAAACTGGAAAACCTCAAAGCTCTCCAGCAGATCAACAAGATCCGAGAACAAGTTCAAGCGGAACTGGTTGGCTTTAACATTGATGGCGCAGCACAGAGGTTTGACCAAATCGCTGGCAAAATCGAGCGTAAAGCTCTTCAGCTGACAGCTGGAGATGCTCTTGCTGATGTATCTGGCCAGCGGGCTGATCTTTCAATCAACAAACAGCTGGAAACTCAGAAAGTAGCTGGACTATTAGAAGGATTCAAGGCTGAGATGGCTTTGAGTGCTGCTACCGGTGAAACGCAAGTGATCGAAGGGCCTGCGAGCAAAGCGACTATGCTTCTGTCCTCGCCAGCTTTCGACTCCCTGGCTTTGGGTGATTTGACCCCGGCAAATGAACCAGAAACAATAGTTGCTCAAGCAGTTGAAGTTGAGGTGGTAGACACCAAGGCTGCTGATATTGATTCAACTATTGAAAATGCGGGTGAAAATACCCAAGAGTAAAACCAAAGGGAGGCGTTGATATGAATTTTTCTAGGCTTCTACCATTTTTACCGGTAGCTGCCCTTACTCTCCCTGACTTCATTGCCTGGTACGGTGCAGGATATTTAGCCACGTTCATTCTTGGCTTGATGTTCCTAGTCCTGGCGGTAATGGGTGTCGGAGAGCATGACGCAGCAGCTGAACATGACCTTGATCACGATATTGATCATGACATTGACGTGGAACACGACGTTGAAACTGATCATGACGTTGGTCACGAAAGTGAACATGACCACGAAGTCGAACAGGCTCACGGACTAATGCACTCAATTCTCAATCTTTTGGGAATTGGTCGTTGTCCACTGTCCATCATTATGATGACGTTCCTTTTCCTTTTTACAGGGATTGGAATTGGTAGTCTATTGATTCTCAAGCCGATCACTTTCACGTCTGTCATTTTTGGAACAGTTTCCTATTCAGTAGCCTTCCTAGGTGCATTATTCTTGACTGGTTCAATTGCTCGATTAATCGGACGATATTTGCCAACCAAGGAAACCTATGTAAAAGGCACTGCCTCATTACACGGAAAAATCGGTAAAGCAAACTATGATTTTAGCGACAACACTGGATTTTTCCAAGTCGTTGACGACAATCATACCATGCTGGAAAAAAAGGGTATTAACATTGACCCTGATAATCCAATCAAAGCTCGAGATTCTGTTCTGATTGTTACCTACAATAAAGAAAAGGGCTGTTTCTTGGTAAAGAAAGCACCCCCAGAACTAGTAAAATCATAAATTACTGCTATTAATTTATAGTGGTCGTTTCTTTGTAGAGCCCATTCACTCAAATAGGGAGGAAAAACATGGGTTACATTCTTTGGTTGGTGGTATCACTGATTCTGGCAATTGGGCCGTTTTTGGCCCCAGCACTGATTCCCAAATTCGAGATGGGAGGCCTGGCGCAATTCATTATGATGGCCTTTGGGATTGTTTCCCTTCTCATTCTGGCGATTGTGGTAGTTATTACAAAACTCTACCGCAAAACGTCAGCCGACATGGCCTTTGTGCGAACAGGCATGGGCGGGAAAAAGATTATCCTCGATGGAGGTATCTTGGTTATTCCCGTCATCCACAAAGTCATCGAGGTCTCTTTGCAGACCATGCGGCTAGACGTTAAACGTGCAGGCAGAGAAGCTCTCATTACCGAGGACTATCTGCGTGGCAATCTTGAGGCAGAATTCTATATCAAGGTTCAGCCTGCAGACGAGGACATCGTCAGTGCCGCTCGTTCACTTGGTGATCGCTCGGTTGATCCGGGAACCATCAAGGACCTGGTATTTGAGAAGCTGGTATCTGCACTACGAACCGTGGCTGCGAAGTCTACGCTTTTCGCACTCAACTCTGAACGTGAAAAGTTTGCGGACGACGTGAAGAAAGCCGTAACCGAGGACTTGACGCACAACGGTCTGACGCTGGAAACAGTTACTGTTTCTCAGTTGGACCAGGCTGACATCAAGGACTTTGATGAATCCAACGTGTTCGACGCCCAGGGTCGCAAGCGCGTAGCTGAGATTACTCAGGCTGCCCGTGTCGTTACCAATAAACTGGAGCGTGACGCTGAGCGCGACATCAAGGACAAGGACGTTGAGACTCGCAAAAAGGTCCTGACTCTCGAACTCGACCAGAAAAGGGCCGAGGCAGAGCAGGGACGTGACGTAGAAATGGCCAACTCCGAAGCCAAGCGTAAGGCCGATGAATTCGAGATCGAGCAGCAGGAAATTGTTGCCAAGCGTGAGATCGGCAAGGATCGAGCAGTTGAGCTCGAGAACGTGGACAAGGCTCGGAAGGTTGAGATCGCTGAACGCGACAAGGAAGCCGCGATTATCGATGCCGAGAAGAAGAAGGAACTGGC
This region of Candidatus Falkowbacteria bacterium genomic DNA includes:
- a CDS encoding flippase, yielding MSLDKQIAKNTVIHLAGKLISLILGLVAIAVMARYLGQEGFGYYITVTAFLQFFGILVDFGLTLTTVQMISKPGVNISRTMNSIISFRVITAFCFLLLAPILIWFFPYNIFIKLGVIITVASFFCITIIQTLTGVFQQKLKMFKLTLAEVIGRVVFVALVVLAAWLGKNIYWIFGAMSIGSIVNLVIVFLYSKKYIKWRLEFDFTIWKELISKTWPIALSISFNLIYLKMDIIILSLFRSQGEVGLYGATYRVVDILTMLPAVFMGIVLPIATKYYLEKNKKELRAILQKSFDALMIFAVPITIGTFVIAEKIMIFIAGAEFIPSGEILKVLILASCAIFATSLFAYAVVAVNRQKTMMWGYLTVAVLTLVGYFIFIPKYGYWGAAWMTVFSEALIMIWTAVLIYRAIKFFPSLKTFLKTIPAAIIMSGVLYSVRSWHVLILLMIAGVVYFGFLYLFGGIRKETIQEFVKLK
- a CDS encoding DUF1449 family protein, with amino-acid sequence MNFSRLLPFLPVAALTLPDFIAWYGAGYLATFILGLMFLVLAVMGVGEHDAAAEHDLDHDIDHDIDVEHDVETDHDVGHESEHDHEVEQAHGLMHSILNLLGIGRCPLSIIMMTFLFLFTGIGIGSLLILKPITFTSVIFGTVSYSVAFLGALFLTGSIARLIGRYLPTKETYVKGTASLHGKIGKANYDFSDNTGFFQVVDDNHTMLEKKGINIDPDNPIKARDSVLIVTYNKEKGCFLVKKAPPELVKS